In Equus caballus isolate H_3958 breed thoroughbred chromosome 7, TB-T2T, whole genome shotgun sequence, one DNA window encodes the following:
- the OR7D4I gene encoding olfactory receptor 7D4 — MEAGNHTEVSEFLLLGLSEDPELQPLLFGVFLSMYLVTVLGNLLIIVAISSDPHLHTPMYFFLSNLSFVDICFISTTIPKMLMNIQTQSKDISYIGCLSQVYFFMVFAGMDDFLLTVMAYDRFVAICHPLHYVVIMNPRLCCILVLMCWSVIFSVSLFHILLMVQLTFCIGTEIPHFFCELAQLLKVACSDTLINNISLYVATALLFVFPLTGILFSYSQIVSSLMRVGTSESKYKAFSTCGSHLSAVSLFYGTGVGVYLSSAVTHSSQRSSVASVMYTVVTPMLNPFIYSLRNKDVKGALGRLLRRTASCL; from the coding sequence ATGGAAGCAGGAAACCACACAGAAGTATCAGAATTCCTCCTCCTGGGTCTCTCAGAGGATCCTGAACTGCAGCCCTTGCTCTTTGGAGTGTTCCTGTCCATGTACCTGGTCACCGTGCTTGGGAACCTGCTCATCATCGTAGCCATCAGCTCTGACCCacacctccacacccccatgtatttcttcctctcaAACCTGTCCTTTGTTGACATCTGCTTCATCTCCACCACTATCCCAAAGATGCTAATGAATATCCAGACACAGAGCAAAGATATCTCCTACATAGGATGTCTCAGTCAGGtgtatttttttatggtttttgcTGGAATGGATGATTTCCTCCTgactgtgatggcctatgacagatttgtggccatctgccaccccTTGCACTACGTGGTCATCATGAACCCACGACTCTGCTGCATCTTGGTTCTGATGTGTTGGTCGGTCATTTTTTCTGTCTCCCTGTTTCATATTCTACTGATGGTGCAGCTGACCTTCTGCATAGGCACTGAAATTCCACATTTCTTCTGTGAACTGGCTCAGCTTCTCAAGGTGGCCTGCTCTGACACCCTCATCAATAACATTTCCTTGTATGTGGCCACTGCTCTGCTGTTTGTGTTTCCTCTCACTGGGATTCTCTTTTCTTACTCTCAGATTGTCTCCTCCTTAATGAGGGTGGGCACCTCTGAGAGcaagtataaagcattttccacctgtgggTCTCACCTCTCTGCAGTCTCCTTGTTCTATGGGACAGGTGTGGGAGTCTACCTCAGTTCTGCTGTGACTCATTCTTCCCAGAGAAGCTCAGTTGCCTCAGTGATGTACACCGTGGTcacccccatgctgaaccccttcatctacagcctgaggaacaaggatgtgaaaGGGGCCCTGGGAAGGCTGCTCAGGCGAACAGCCTCCTGTCTGTGA
- the OR7D4H gene encoding olfactory receptor 7D4, giving the protein MLPKGGITRCSLAEVPVGCSLNVAFISFPGRHTSYMEAGNHTEVSEFLLLGLSEDPELQPLLFGVFLSMYLVTVLGNLLIILAISSDSHLHTPMYFFLSNLSFVDICFISTTIPKMLVNNQKQNKDISYIGCLSQVYFFMVFAGMDDFLLTVMAYDRFVAICHPLHYVVIMNPRLCCILVLMCWLIILSVSLFHILLMVRLTFCIGTEIPHFFCELAQVLKVACSDTLINNISLYVATALLCAFPLTGILFSYSQIVSSLMRMSSAGGKYKAFSTCGSHLSAVSLFYGTSLGVYLSSAVTHSSQRSSATSVMYTVVTPMLNPFIYSLRNKDVKGALGRLLNRATPCV; this is encoded by the coding sequence ATGCTTCCTAAAGGTGGAATCACGAGGTGCTCACTAGCTGAGGTGCCAGTTGGATGCTCATTAAATGTTGCTTTTATCTCCTTTCCTGGCAGACATACTAGCTACATGGAAGCAGGAAACCACACAGAAGTATCAGAATTCCTCCTCCTGGGTCTCTCAGAGGATCCTGAACTGCAGCCCTTGCTCTTTGGAGTGTTCCTGTCCATGTACCTGGTCACCGTGCTTgggaacctgctcatcatcctggccatcagctctgactcccacctccacacccccatgtatttcttcctctcaAACCTGTCCTTTGTTGACATCTGCTTCATCTCCACCACAATCCCAAAGATGCTAGTGAACAaccagaaacagaacaaagataTCTCCTACATAGGATGTCTCAGTCAGGtgtatttttttatggtttttgcTGGAATGGACGATTTCCTCCTgactgtgatggcctatgacagatttgtggccatctgccaccccTTGCACTACGTGGTCATCATGAACCCACGACTCTGCTGCATCTTGGTTCTGATGTGTTGGTTGATCATTTTATCTGTCTCCCTGTTTCATATTCTACTGATGGTACGACTGACCTTCTGCATAGGCACTGAAATTCCACATTTCTTCTGTGAACTGGCTCAGGTTCTCAAGGTGGCCTGCTCTGACACTCTCATCAATAATATCTCCTTGTATGTGGCCACTGCCCTCCTGTGTGCATTTCCTCTCACCGGGATCCTCTTTTCTTACTCTCAGATTGTCTCTTCCTTAATGAGGATGTCCTCTGCAGGaggaaaatataaagcattttccacctgtgggTCTCACCTCTCTGCAGTCTCCTTGTTTTATGGGACAAGCCTGGGGGTCTACCtcagctctgctgtgacccattcTTCCCAGAGAAGCTCAGCCAcctcagtgatgtacactgtggtcacccccatgctgaaccccttcatctacagcctgaggaataAGGATGTGAAGGGGGCCCTGGGAAGGCTCCTCAATCGAGCAACCCCTTGTGTGTGA